The Limibacillus halophilus genome has a window encoding:
- a CDS encoding ribbon-helix-helix domain-containing protein, whose product MPQALRKRSVTIAGHRTSFSLEDAFWQELKDWASEEDCSLNELVAQIDGARIDDNTDEGRGVNLSSALRLAILARLRERLDRATSS is encoded by the coding sequence GTGCCGCAAGCGCTTAGAAAACGCTCCGTCACCATCGCGGGTCACCGCACCAGCTTCTCGCTGGAGGACGCGTTCTGGCAGGAGTTGAAGGACTGGGCGAGCGAAGAAGACTGTTCCCTGAACGAACTGGTGGCCCAGATCGACGGCGCGCGCATCGACGACAACACAGATGAGGGTCGCGGTGTAAACCTCTCCAGCGCACTGCGTCTGGCGATCCTCGCCCGGCTTCGCGAACGGCTTGACCGCGCTACTTCTTCTTGA
- a CDS encoding cell wall hydrolase, translated as MMKNSFIVTPTRVSKRILTWVLAVLALSITAPLPQASANLAPTVDKELECLALTLYHEARGEPDEGKIAVGYVVLNRVADERYPDNICGVVKQGGQEVLNRCQFSWWCDGQSDHPANAKAWKRSVALARAIFWGYAKDPTQGAVSYHATYVKPSWRKKLVQTVKIGQHIFYSTPEAAADKNIGQPLAKPGLQTANSN; from the coding sequence ATGATGAAGAACAGTTTCATCGTTACACCGACCCGTGTTTCGAAAAGAATTCTAACGTGGGTTTTGGCCGTATTGGCCTTGAGCATCACAGCGCCTTTACCGCAGGCCTCGGCAAATCTCGCGCCGACCGTGGATAAAGAGCTGGAATGTTTGGCTTTGACGCTCTACCACGAAGCACGTGGAGAGCCGGACGAAGGGAAGATCGCGGTAGGTTACGTGGTGTTGAATCGCGTTGCCGACGAGCGCTATCCCGACAACATCTGCGGCGTCGTCAAGCAGGGCGGCCAAGAAGTCCTGAATCGCTGCCAGTTTAGCTGGTGGTGCGATGGGCAGAGCGACCACCCAGCCAACGCCAAGGCGTGGAAACGTTCCGTGGCGCTGGCGCGCGCCATTTTCTGGGGCTACGCCAAGGACCCGACGCAAGGCGCCGTCAGCTATCACGCGACCTACGTCAAGCCGAGCTGGCGCAAGAAGCTGGTTCAAACGGTGAAGATCGGGCAGCACATCTTCTATTCGACGCCCGAGGCCGCCGCCGATAAGAACATTGGACAGCCTTTGGCCAAGCCGGGCCTGCAGACAGCGAACAGCAACTGA
- a CDS encoding AsmA family protein produces MKRVLVSLLGLLFLAIAAVIVAPSFIDWNAYRGELVAEIEQATGREVRIAGDISLRIVPSTTFSVEGVTISNIEGGSQAEMLTLGGLVVEVAPLALLERRLEIRRIEVRKAEILLERLPDGRVNWAFTGASKGNGSAVEPGGGEGLLSQVTLQKVLIAESALVYRDGAAGVEERLEKIAVELSAESLTGPFRINGSLDARGLPLAVDLRAGRIDGTETPLALELALPREGAELKFLGKVIELTGKPSLEGNLQMTAGRLDRLIAGVSGQSGNAPLLGQPFTLAGTLSADDSAVSLSDAELALGEIKGAGQLSANLGTSPLDIDLNLQVARVDLDGLLALSDTATATPGDSLDPGEADFSLPSEMNLSFDLSSEVLIYRGQVVRQLRLGGTLTDGLMTLERFQAQVPGGSDFSANGTLRAVEGKPQFSVDLEFASDNLRSVLSWMGVSIGEVPADRLRRSLLTLHLQGAPDSFSATDIDLQVDVSRVTGGIAVVTGPRLGLGAGLTLDKLDLDAYFPADGSAHEPSGSSSSEERPSPFALLEAVDANFDLRAQQITYRGKTAEQLHLDGTLAAGKVTLRRAFVGKIANARLEASGTFSDLSTNPNGRLDLELTAQEPAALASLFALQHPLLDRLADSHLVGSVASKEGRFDLEGTLESLGGRFSLRGAVSPLKQPATFDLTLTGKHPAGERLLARLQPGGPALGALGALGFEASAKGDSSRFDLDSRVSLGEVEALLKGPLTLPVSGSPEVDLQITLNAPKPLSLLAALGVSAPSDSNPGALTIAGRLKGNGDRVENMLQGTLGQGRYSLRGVLQPGNDPIAFEQSVELHHPDARALVQSFSPATDSSAGIALPLDLASTLRGTSREGRADKLSVKLGANEVKGSLVYMMDDRPTLEAELYAGELDLAVLSALSGSGSDADRAATGKVDNSKKEGQERWSDEAIDLTALQAYDGRLTLTADYLVLAPYRLSDARVSAALKAGRLTLERLTGRSFGGRVSLTGVVDANGTPAISGDYDLTDIDSEAALRALADFDRISGPVSLTGTMDTKGVSQRAMISNLAGRGRIDGRVTLKAKTQEQAANLLVGILGQQVGQVRGLADATNSVFSAFAGREARLSGTHVTEQGVVTSDDLLLESDRATARARMTADLPRWLLDLESKLFRQQDGDVPFLTVTAKGPLDSPSLKVGGQALSGAQAPQQQIQQGIEGQLQKLVPGLIPGTQVTPTSAPTAAPSPAPAQAPIIQQAPIQQTAPTAAPTVRKIEPVTGAASKTVVPTQQPQQESTPLATPTPKPAPTTTEQVAPAPAPAPAPSRPPVPGEEHQPETNDLVKGILKSLKKK; encoded by the coding sequence GTGAAGAGAGTCTTAGTCAGCCTGTTGGGTCTTCTGTTTCTCGCGATTGCGGCCGTAATCGTGGCGCCGAGCTTCATCGATTGGAACGCCTATCGCGGTGAGTTGGTGGCGGAAATTGAGCAGGCGACTGGCCGCGAAGTTAGAATTGCCGGCGACATAAGCCTGCGCATCGTGCCGAGCACGACTTTTTCCGTGGAAGGTGTGACGATAAGCAACATCGAAGGCGGTAGCCAGGCGGAAATGTTGACGCTGGGGGGGCTGGTGGTTGAGGTGGCCCCGCTGGCACTCTTGGAGCGCCGCTTGGAGATACGCCGGATCGAGGTGCGTAAAGCCGAGATACTCTTGGAACGGTTACCCGATGGTCGTGTGAACTGGGCTTTCACCGGGGCGTCCAAGGGAAACGGGTCCGCAGTCGAGCCCGGTGGCGGCGAAGGCCTTCTCTCTCAAGTCACGTTGCAAAAGGTGCTGATCGCGGAGTCGGCTCTGGTTTACCGCGATGGGGCTGCAGGCGTTGAAGAGCGTTTGGAGAAAATCGCTGTAGAGCTCTCCGCGGAGTCGCTCACCGGGCCCTTTCGAATCAACGGTAGCCTCGATGCCCGTGGGCTGCCGTTGGCGGTCGATTTGCGCGCAGGGCGAATCGATGGAACCGAAACACCCCTGGCGTTGGAACTGGCGCTTCCGCGCGAGGGCGCCGAGTTAAAGTTCCTCGGTAAAGTAATCGAGTTGACCGGCAAGCCGAGCCTGGAGGGAAACCTGCAAATGACGGCCGGCCGCCTGGACAGGCTTATTGCCGGAGTTTCGGGACAGTCGGGAAACGCTCCTCTCCTTGGCCAGCCTTTCACGCTGGCCGGGACACTCTCGGCCGACGACAGCGCGGTTAGTCTTTCCGATGCCGAGTTGGCGTTAGGCGAGATCAAGGGGGCGGGACAGCTTTCGGCGAACCTTGGCACAAGCCCCCTCGATATCGACCTCAATCTTCAGGTTGCCAGGGTCGACCTAGACGGCCTGTTGGCTCTTTCGGACACGGCGACGGCAACCCCGGGCGATTCGCTCGACCCCGGAGAGGCCGACTTTTCTCTCCCATCGGAGATGAACCTTTCCTTCGACCTGTCATCTGAAGTGCTGATCTATCGCGGTCAGGTCGTGCGGCAATTGCGCCTGGGCGGTACTCTGACCGACGGGTTGATGACCTTGGAGCGGTTTCAGGCTCAGGTACCCGGAGGCTCGGATTTCTCCGCTAACGGCACCTTGCGGGCGGTTGAAGGGAAGCCGCAGTTCTCTGTTGATCTGGAATTTGCCTCCGACAATCTACGTTCGGTTCTGTCCTGGATGGGGGTGTCTATTGGCGAGGTGCCTGCTGACCGTCTGCGCCGCAGTCTCCTGACATTGCACCTGCAAGGTGCGCCGGACAGCTTCTCGGCCACCGATATCGATCTGCAGGTCGATGTCAGTCGTGTAACCGGCGGTATTGCCGTGGTGACCGGGCCGCGCCTTGGGCTGGGGGCAGGTCTGACGCTCGATAAACTCGATCTGGACGCTTATTTTCCTGCCGACGGCAGCGCTCACGAACCCTCAGGGAGTTCAAGCAGCGAGGAGCGGCCCTCGCCGTTTGCTTTGCTTGAGGCTGTCGATGCGAATTTCGACCTGCGCGCCCAGCAAATCACTTATCGCGGCAAGACGGCCGAGCAACTCCATCTCGACGGGACCTTGGCGGCGGGCAAAGTAACCTTGCGCCGAGCTTTTGTCGGCAAGATTGCGAATGCGCGGCTGGAAGCCAGCGGAACTTTCTCGGACCTTTCCACGAATCCCAACGGGCGCTTGGACCTGGAACTTACGGCACAGGAACCGGCGGCACTGGCGTCACTTTTCGCCTTGCAGCATCCCTTGCTCGACCGCCTGGCGGACAGCCATTTGGTTGGCAGTGTTGCTAGCAAGGAGGGCCGCTTCGATCTGGAGGGTACGCTGGAATCGCTAGGTGGCCGTTTTAGTTTGCGTGGGGCGGTCTCGCCCCTGAAGCAGCCCGCAACCTTCGATTTGACGCTGACTGGAAAACATCCGGCGGGTGAGCGCCTATTGGCGCGGCTCCAACCTGGCGGACCCGCCCTGGGAGCGTTGGGGGCGTTGGGTTTCGAGGCTTCGGCCAAAGGCGATAGCAGTCGGTTCGATCTCGACAGCCGGGTCAGCTTAGGAGAGGTTGAGGCACTGCTGAAGGGACCGCTTACCCTACCGGTTTCGGGCTCGCCTGAAGTCGATTTGCAGATCACCCTGAACGCGCCTAAGCCGCTTTCGTTGTTGGCGGCCTTGGGCGTTTCTGCGCCCAGCGATTCAAACCCGGGTGCGCTGACGATTGCCGGACGTTTGAAAGGCAACGGGGATCGCGTCGAGAACATGCTCCAAGGAACCCTGGGGCAAGGTCGCTATAGCCTTCGCGGTGTGCTGCAGCCTGGCAACGATCCCATCGCTTTCGAGCAATCCGTTGAATTGCATCATCCCGATGCCAGGGCGCTTGTGCAGTCCTTTAGCCCGGCGACCGATTCTTCTGCCGGGATCGCGCTACCGCTGGACCTGGCATCGACGCTACGAGGGACGAGCCGGGAAGGGCGGGCTGACAAACTATCGGTGAAACTGGGCGCCAATGAAGTAAAGGGCTCGCTCGTCTATATGATGGACGATCGGCCGACCTTGGAAGCCGAACTCTACGCGGGGGAACTTGATCTCGCAGTTCTATCCGCGCTGAGCGGTTCAGGGAGCGATGCCGACCGGGCCGCGACCGGTAAAGTAGACAACAGTAAGAAGGAAGGCCAAGAGCGCTGGTCCGATGAGGCTATCGATTTGACGGCCTTACAGGCATATGACGGCCGCCTGACCTTGACGGCCGACTATCTGGTGCTGGCGCCTTACCGCCTGAGTGATGCCCGAGTGAGCGCGGCACTCAAAGCTGGACGCCTGACCCTGGAGCGCCTTACAGGCCGCAGTTTTGGCGGCCGCGTCTCCCTTACCGGGGTGGTCGATGCCAACGGCACACCGGCGATCTCAGGTGACTATGACCTCACGGATATCGACAGCGAAGCCGCGTTGCGTGCCCTGGCTGATTTCGATCGGATTTCCGGGCCCGTAAGCCTGACGGGAACTATGGACACCAAAGGCGTTTCTCAAAGAGCCATGATCTCAAATCTGGCGGGCAGAGGACGAATCGATGGGCGCGTGACGTTGAAGGCGAAGACGCAGGAGCAGGCGGCAAATCTGCTCGTGGGCATCTTAGGTCAGCAGGTCGGGCAGGTTCGGGGACTGGCGGATGCGACTAACAGTGTGTTTTCCGCTTTTGCCGGCCGCGAGGCGCGATTGTCGGGAACCCATGTGACCGAGCAGGGCGTGGTGACTTCCGACGATCTGCTGCTTGAAAGTGATCGCGCGACGGCCAGAGCGAGGATGACGGCGGATTTACCGCGCTGGCTTCTGGATTTGGAGAGCAAGCTGTTCCGGCAGCAAGACGGCGATGTTCCCTTCCTCACGGTTACAGCGAAGGGGCCATTGGACTCACCAAGCCTAAAGGTCGGCGGGCAGGCGTTGAGCGGCGCACAAGCGCCTCAACAGCAGATACAGCAAGGGATTGAAGGACAATTGCAAAAGCTGGTGCCCGGGCTCATTCCCGGTACGCAGGTCACCCCGACGTCAGCGCCAACGGCCGCTCCGAGTCCGGCGCCGGCTCAGGCGCCGATAATCCAACAGGCCCCAATTCAGCAGACTGCACCCACAGCGGCACCGACGGTTCGCAAAATCGAGCCAGTGACGGGCGCAGCCAGCAAGACGGTTGTACCGACCCAGCAACCACAGCAGGAATCCACCCCGCTGGCCACACCGACGCCCAAACCAGCCCCCACGACCACTGAGCAGGTCGCCCCGGCCCCGGCACCCGCCCCGGCACCTTCACGACCGCCGGTTCCTGGAGAGGAGCATCAGCCAGAGACGAACGACTTGGTCAAGGGCATCCTCAAGAGCCTCAAGAAGAAGTAG